From Deltaproteobacteria bacterium, a single genomic window includes:
- a CDS encoding sigma 54-interacting transcriptional regulator, with product MRARTSVGRRQSCDICLEGPLLRDVHGFIERRGAVYFFVPTSGGQGTQLEEGRPFGLGDYSLEISFDKGTWTKRQTDVLAEPHPHIKPTHLTIWSNGQEACIELPHRLIVGSGPDAGLRVDDAGVSRVHFELRLDDKGLWVEDLGSTNGTFLSSFRKGDKLRRVKSSQVLLRETIIAGRTTFIANLARRERGDFGRLVGRSDVMKEKVYPVIEKAAPTDLAVLILGETGTGKEVVAQELCDRSNRVGRPFVIVNASAVPKEVFESQFFGHEKGAFTGATGQHKGFFEQAHGGTLFLDELGELPLELQPKVLRAIQEGVIRRIGGTEDVAVDVRMIAATNANLHLRVAEGRFREDLFYRLNTVTLRLPPLRERPGDVKRLIEHFLELLAPNGDVTDLEDEAWTTALAYAWPGNVRELANSMQRAHAFRATPFSKLSVKDLGLDDVPTEVSRAPSTVKTTGPEGWVRALGRPLDETIYEIILMELDAGPTQKDAAKRLEITPKTLRARLKRMEKGKKS from the coding sequence GTGCGCGCCCGCACCTCGGTGGGTCGACGCCAGTCCTGCGACATCTGTCTCGAGGGGCCGCTCCTCCGCGACGTCCACGGGTTCATCGAGCGCCGCGGGGCGGTGTACTTCTTCGTGCCCACCTCGGGAGGTCAGGGCACGCAGCTCGAAGAGGGCCGGCCCTTCGGGCTCGGCGACTACTCCCTCGAGATCAGCTTCGACAAGGGCACGTGGACGAAGCGCCAGACCGATGTCCTCGCCGAGCCGCATCCGCACATCAAGCCCACGCACCTCACCATCTGGTCCAACGGCCAGGAGGCCTGCATCGAGCTGCCGCACAGGCTCATCGTGGGCTCAGGGCCGGATGCAGGGCTTCGCGTCGACGACGCGGGCGTCTCGCGAGTTCACTTCGAGCTCAGGCTCGACGACAAGGGCCTCTGGGTGGAAGACCTCGGCAGCACCAATGGCACATTCCTGAGCTCGTTCCGAAAGGGAGACAAGCTCAGGCGCGTGAAGAGCAGCCAGGTGCTCTTGCGCGAGACGATCATCGCGGGCCGCACCACCTTCATCGCCAACCTGGCGCGCCGTGAGCGCGGTGACTTCGGGCGGCTCGTCGGTCGCTCGGACGTGATGAAGGAGAAGGTCTACCCGGTCATCGAGAAGGCGGCGCCGACGGACCTGGCCGTGCTCATCCTCGGCGAGACCGGCACGGGGAAAGAGGTCGTGGCCCAGGAGCTCTGTGACCGGAGCAACCGGGTGGGACGGCCGTTCGTCATCGTCAACGCCTCGGCCGTGCCCAAGGAGGTGTTCGAGAGCCAGTTCTTCGGCCACGAGAAGGGCGCCTTCACGGGCGCTACCGGACAGCACAAGGGGTTCTTCGAGCAGGCCCACGGCGGCACGCTCTTCCTGGACGAGCTCGGAGAGCTGCCGCTCGAGCTGCAGCCGAAGGTGCTCCGGGCCATCCAGGAAGGCGTCATCCGGCGCATCGGCGGCACCGAGGACGTCGCGGTCGACGTGCGGATGATCGCGGCCACCAACGCGAACCTGCACCTGCGCGTGGCGGAAGGTCGGTTTCGCGAGGACCTCTTCTATCGACTCAACACCGTCACCCTGCGCCTTCCGCCCCTGCGGGAGCGTCCGGGCGACGTGAAGCGGCTCATCGAGCACTTCCTCGAGTTGCTGGCGCCGAACGGAGATGTGACCGATCTCGAGGACGAGGCGTGGACGACGGCCCTGGCCTACGCGTGGCCGGGCAATGTGCGCGAGCTGGCCAACAGCATGCAGCGGGCGCACGCGTTTCGCGCCACCCCGTTCTCCAAGCTGAGTGTGAAGGACCTCGGGCTCGACGATGTGCCAACTGAGGTCTCGCGCGCGCCGAGCACGGTGAAGACCACCGGACCCGAAGGGTGGGTGCGCGCCCTGGGACGGCCGCTCGACGAGACCATCTACGAGATCATCTTGATGGAGCTGGATGCCGGGCCGACGCAGAAGGATGCCGCGAAGCGCCTGGAGATCACGCCAAAGACGCTGCGGGCGCGGTTGAAGAGGATGGAGAAGGGCAAGAAGTCGTGA
- a CDS encoding glutathione peroxidase, with the protein MSNNVHTFSMKRIDGKDTSLGDYRGKVLLVVNVASKCGLTPQYEALEKLYEAKRERGLEVLGFPANDFEGQEPGTDAEIASFCSTKYDVKFPLFSKISVVGANKHPLYQHLTTEKREATGEGPMRKNLAGYGIATSAPGEVLWNFEKFLVDRQGKVINRFAPDVTPDDPRLTSAIESALAAK; encoded by the coding sequence ATGAGCAACAACGTCCACACCTTCTCCATGAAGCGCATCGACGGCAAAGACACCAGCCTCGGCGACTACCGCGGCAAGGTCCTGCTCGTGGTGAACGTCGCCTCGAAGTGCGGCCTCACTCCCCAGTACGAAGCGCTCGAGAAGCTCTACGAAGCCAAGCGCGAGCGGGGCCTCGAGGTGCTCGGCTTTCCCGCCAACGACTTCGAGGGCCAGGAGCCGGGCACCGACGCCGAGATCGCCAGCTTCTGCTCCACGAAGTACGACGTGAAGTTCCCGCTGTTCTCCAAGATCAGCGTGGTCGGCGCGAACAAGCACCCGCTCTACCAGCACCTCACCACCGAAAAGCGCGAGGCCACCGGCGAAGGGCCCATGCGCAAGAACCTCGCGGGCTACGGCATCGCCACCAGCGCCCCGGGCGAGGTGCTGTGGAACTTCGAGAAGTTCCTCGTCGACCGCCAGGGCAAGGTGATCAACCGCTTCGCGCCGGATGTCACGCCCGACGACCCGCGGCTCACCTCGGCCATCGAGAGCGCGCTCGCGGCGAAGTAG
- a CDS encoding nuclear transport factor 2 family protein produces MSRIGPATGSVPRSSAPTPPATQVPASAGPKAAVAAKPADDFVGPASTASAAAAIGASDPTSPAAVADRFYDALANHDTATAGEQYAPNATFQDPIFDLTSGADAAKMWSGLFNTAHLQKMTHDAPVVNGNEVTVAWHADYTVNGNKVHNDAVAHMTVVDGKIVSHQDTWDWKKWATQALAPAPGWLLSLGKPVLNAVIRAQTM; encoded by the coding sequence ATGTCTCGGATTGGCCCTGCCACTGGCTCCGTCCCGCGCTCTTCCGCGCCGACCCCGCCCGCCACCCAGGTGCCTGCGAGCGCGGGTCCGAAGGCCGCGGTCGCTGCCAAGCCAGCCGATGACTTCGTCGGCCCGGCGTCGACGGCATCGGCAGCGGCTGCGATTGGCGCGTCGGACCCCACCTCGCCGGCCGCGGTCGCCGACCGCTTCTACGACGCGCTCGCCAACCATGACACGGCGACGGCAGGTGAGCAGTACGCGCCCAACGCCACCTTCCAGGACCCCATCTTCGATCTCACGAGCGGCGCCGACGCGGCCAAGATGTGGAGCGGTCTCTTCAACACCGCACATCTCCAAAAGATGACGCACGACGCGCCGGTGGTGAATGGCAACGAAGTCACCGTCGCCTGGCACGCGGACTACACCGTGAATGGCAACAAGGTGCACAACGACGCGGTGGCTCACATGACCGTCGTCGATGGGAAGATCGTCAGCCACCAGGACACCTGGGACTGGAAGAAGTGGGCCACCCAGGCGCTCGCACCCGCGCCGGGCTGGCTGCTCTCGCTCGGCAAGCCGGTGCTGAACGCGGTCATTCGCGCCCAGACGATGTAG
- a CDS encoding GH92 family glycosyl hydrolase, whose amino-acid sequence MRRQILICTALLVACSKQSPPPPAPTPTPTPVDPVTLVDTRLGSGGFAYGAGNCFPGAAVPNGMVNVGPDTTGKYGDLFFIHYDGYWDGDDTIQGFSHLHLSGTGASDFAVLSVMPLVGFDSTKLTVADNATKFDKSTEVAKPGDYEVTLANGIKAELSATAHVASHRYTFPAGTASPALLFDLTHAIRATVTTAEAHLDATKNRIQGSLTTTGGMSGGFTLYFAIQLDRAWTHATVWNTATPPASGADITGAGSSFALELDGTNTTPVQMAVGLSFVSATGALANLTTEQSTLNLDGVRRDASTLWHARLAMLTPTGGSDADTQLLYSALHHLFVMPSMTSDADGSYVYEGHTGQASGFNVLSSLSLWDTYRTANPLYDLLAPDRASDIVQSLDAMQKINGAFPKWPLATSDSGTMDGSSADVVITDAVLKNVPNLDAESLYQRLRAAALDTTPPAGGRGGRSTDFDDYNELGYVTADGGGDGSVSLTLEYAQEDFALSNLASWLSHSDDQAALLERSHGYRKLYDPDGGFLRARRADGSLAPEDFVPTAWVDYVEADAYQSLWGAPHDAAGTAQLLGGNDAAIAALQDFFTQAKTENDQIVAHLASDPTDVLTANMPRNHFWAGNEPDIHTPYLFALLGRPDLTQQWVAWVRSAFYNSTSSGLPGNDDGGTLSAWFVWSAMGFYPLAGSDSYIVGTPLFPKLVIQLPGGTFTVEANNVSATNIYVQSATLNGEPLLSPVFRHHDIQVGGVLHLEMGPTPSIWGR is encoded by the coding sequence ATGCGCCGCCAGATTCTCATTTGCACGGCGCTGCTCGTCGCCTGCTCCAAGCAATCGCCGCCGCCGCCCGCGCCGACGCCCACGCCGACGCCTGTCGATCCCGTCACGCTCGTGGACACGCGCCTCGGCAGCGGCGGCTTCGCCTACGGCGCGGGCAACTGCTTCCCGGGCGCCGCGGTGCCCAACGGCATGGTGAACGTCGGTCCGGATACGACCGGCAAGTACGGCGACCTCTTCTTCATCCACTACGACGGCTACTGGGACGGCGACGACACCATCCAGGGCTTCTCGCACCTCCACCTCTCGGGCACCGGCGCGAGCGACTTCGCGGTCCTCTCGGTGATGCCGCTCGTGGGCTTCGACTCCACCAAGCTCACCGTCGCCGACAACGCGACGAAGTTCGACAAGTCCACCGAGGTCGCCAAGCCGGGCGACTACGAGGTCACGCTCGCCAACGGCATCAAGGCCGAGCTCTCCGCCACCGCGCACGTCGCGAGCCACCGCTACACATTCCCAGCGGGCACCGCCTCGCCCGCCCTGCTCTTCGACCTCACCCACGCCATCCGGGCCACGGTCACGACGGCCGAAGCGCACCTCGACGCGACGAAGAATCGGATCCAGGGCTCGCTGACGACCACCGGCGGCATGTCGGGCGGCTTCACGCTCTACTTCGCCATCCAGCTCGACCGCGCCTGGACGCACGCCACCGTGTGGAACACCGCGACGCCGCCCGCCTCGGGGGCCGACATCACCGGCGCCGGCTCGAGCTTCGCGCTCGAGCTCGACGGCACGAACACCACGCCGGTTCAGATGGCCGTGGGGCTCTCGTTCGTCTCCGCCACGGGCGCGCTCGCGAACCTGACCACCGAGCAATCGACGCTCAACCTCGACGGCGTCCGGAGGGATGCGTCCACGCTCTGGCACGCGCGGCTCGCGATGCTCACGCCCACCGGCGGCTCCGACGCCGACACCCAGCTGCTCTACTCGGCGCTGCACCACCTGTTCGTGATGCCGTCGATGACCTCGGACGCCGATGGCTCGTACGTGTACGAAGGCCACACCGGTCAGGCGAGCGGCTTCAACGTGCTCAGCTCGCTGTCGCTCTGGGACACGTACCGCACCGCGAATCCGCTCTACGACCTGCTCGCGCCCGATCGCGCGAGCGACATCGTGCAGAGCCTGGACGCGATGCAGAAGATCAATGGCGCGTTCCCCAAGTGGCCGCTCGCGACGTCGGACAGCGGCACCATGGATGGCTCCAGCGCCGACGTGGTCATCACCGACGCGGTTCTCAAGAACGTGCCGAACCTCGATGCGGAGTCGCTCTATCAGCGGCTGCGTGCGGCTGCGCTCGACACCACCCCGCCTGCAGGTGGACGCGGCGGTCGGAGCACGGACTTCGACGACTACAATGAGCTGGGCTACGTGACCGCCGACGGCGGGGGCGATGGCTCCGTCTCGCTCACGCTCGAGTACGCACAAGAAGACTTCGCACTGTCGAACCTCGCCAGCTGGCTCAGCCACAGCGACGATCAGGCCGCTCTGCTCGAGCGTTCGCACGGCTACCGCAAGCTCTACGATCCGGATGGCGGCTTCCTGCGCGCGCGTCGCGCGGATGGCTCGCTCGCGCCCGAGGACTTCGTTCCCACGGCGTGGGTGGACTACGTCGAGGCCGACGCGTACCAGAGCCTCTGGGGTGCGCCGCACGACGCAGCGGGGACCGCGCAGCTCCTCGGCGGCAACGACGCGGCCATCGCCGCGCTGCAGGACTTCTTCACGCAGGCCAAGACCGAGAACGATCAGATCGTCGCGCACCTCGCGAGCGACCCCACCGACGTGCTCACGGCAAACATGCCGCGCAACCACTTCTGGGCGGGCAACGAGCCCGACATCCACACGCCGTACTTGTTCGCGCTGCTCGGCCGACCGGACCTCACGCAGCAGTGGGTCGCGTGGGTGCGAAGCGCCTTCTACAACTCGACGTCGTCCGGGCTCCCGGGCAACGACGACGGCGGCACGCTCAGCGCCTGGTTCGTGTGGAGCGCGATGGGCTTCTATCCGCTCGCGGGAAGCGACTCGTACATCGTGGGCACGCCGCTCTTCCCCAAGCTCGTGATCCAGCTTCCGGGCGGCACGTTCACCGTCGAGGCGAACAACGTGAGCGCGACCAACATCTACGTGCAGAGCGCCACACTGAACGGCGAGCCGCTGCTGTCGCCCGTGTTCCGCCACCACGACATCCAGGTGGGCGGCGTGCTGCACCTGGAGATGGGCCCAACCCCCTCGATCTGGGGGCGGTGA
- a CDS encoding winged helix-turn-helix transcriptional regulator codes for MAATAPLDVRSLTRLFKALGDETRMRIIALLSHGELCVCHVEEALGLSQPNASRALGILFAAGIVERRRDGSWVYFKLAKQPDDLCEKQLRDLVRGFAKRDVLRRDVERLLQVRGPGACS; via the coding sequence ATGGCTGCCACGGCCCCCCTCGACGTCCGCTCCCTCACCCGGCTGTTCAAGGCCCTGGGCGACGAGACCCGCATGCGCATCATCGCCCTGCTCTCGCACGGCGAGCTCTGCGTGTGTCATGTCGAGGAGGCGCTCGGGCTGAGCCAGCCCAACGCCTCGCGCGCCCTGGGCATCCTCTTCGCCGCCGGAATCGTCGAGCGACGGCGCGACGGCTCCTGGGTCTACTTCAAGCTCGCCAAGCAGCCCGACGACCTCTGCGAGAAGCAGCTTCGCGACCTCGTGCGAGGCTTCGCCAAGCGCGACGTGCTCCGCCGAGACGTCGAGCGCCTCCTCCAGGTGCGCGGCCCCGGCGCCTGCTCCTGA
- the arsD gene encoding arsenite efflux transporter metallochaperone ArsD: MLKVQVFDPPMCCSTGICGPSVDPKLVRFAADLDWLKTQGLAVERFNLSQEPAAFAGDAAVKGALKSKGEAGLPLVKVNGKVKSSGVYPSREELAAWAGVAAPAPSLFTEAVEELVGIAAAVASSCEPCFKLHYDRARKLGVSREDMLRAVTTAERIRETPAKAVVEVADRYLRREGAGARSSKLEVLADDEAGACCPPSGKGKASSKKNKKSGCC, translated from the coding sequence GTGCTCAAGGTCCAGGTCTTCGATCCCCCGATGTGCTGCTCCACCGGCATCTGCGGTCCGAGCGTGGACCCCAAGCTCGTTCGCTTCGCCGCCGACCTCGACTGGCTCAAGACCCAGGGGCTGGCGGTCGAGCGCTTCAACCTCTCGCAGGAGCCTGCGGCGTTCGCGGGTGACGCGGCGGTGAAGGGCGCGCTGAAGAGCAAGGGCGAGGCCGGGCTCCCGCTGGTGAAGGTGAACGGCAAGGTCAAGAGCAGCGGCGTCTATCCCTCGCGCGAGGAGCTCGCGGCCTGGGCGGGCGTCGCCGCGCCGGCACCGAGCCTCTTCACCGAGGCCGTGGAGGAGCTGGTGGGCATCGCCGCGGCCGTCGCGTCGAGCTGCGAGCCCTGCTTCAAGCTCCACTACGACCGGGCGCGCAAGCTCGGCGTCTCCCGCGAGGACATGCTGCGCGCGGTGACCACCGCCGAGCGCATCCGGGAGACTCCGGCGAAGGCGGTGGTCGAGGTCGCCGACCGCTACCTGCGGCGGGAGGGAGCCGGGGCGCGGTCGTCCAAGCTCGAGGTCCTGGCCGACGACGAGGCCGGCGCGTGCTGCCCGCCCTCGGGCAAGGGCAAGGCGTCCTCGAAGAAGAACAAGAAGTCCGGCTGCTGCTGA
- the arsA gene encoding arsenical pump-driving ATPase — protein MLLEKPTRILFFTGKGGVGKTSAACATAIALADAGKRVLLVSTDPASNLDEVLGVKLASAPKAVKAVPRLSALNIDPEQAARDYRERVVGPYRKLLPTAAIASMEEQLSGACTVEIAAFDEFSKLLGDPAATSGFDHVIFDTAPTGHTLRLLELPAAWTNFIDTNVGGTSCLGPLAGLEDQKALYARSNEALRDPRQTTLVLVARPEASSLAEAERTRGELELLGVSNVRLILNGVFHASDPGDATAVAMEARGREALDAMPKGLRQLRRIEVPLLPFGLVGVGALRKLGTSDVEGDHVARRRTTRELPGESLDDLVDALAEQRRGVIMTMGKGGVGKTTVAACIAGALSRRGLPVTLTTTDPAAHVEQAVRELGARAAKLRVTRIDPALETRRYTEEVLATAGVGLDAQGRALLEEDLRSPCTEEIAVFRAFAETVAQGEDRFVVIDTAPTGHTLLLLDAAESYHREVLRKPSGSPEAVQRLLPRLRDPKFTRILLVTLPEATPIHEAMQLERDLARADIKPFAWLVNQTLTPLHLTDPLLRARRDHEGRYLSEVAAHAKRVALLAWEGKASRTSKREPRRAHP, from the coding sequence ATGCTGCTCGAGAAGCCGACGCGCATCCTCTTCTTCACCGGCAAGGGCGGTGTGGGCAAGACGTCCGCGGCGTGCGCGACGGCCATCGCCCTCGCGGACGCGGGGAAGCGCGTGCTGCTCGTCAGCACCGACCCGGCCTCCAACCTCGACGAGGTCCTGGGGGTGAAGCTGGCCTCGGCGCCCAAAGCCGTGAAGGCGGTGCCCCGGCTCTCCGCGCTGAACATCGACCCCGAGCAGGCAGCCCGCGACTACCGCGAGCGGGTGGTCGGCCCGTATCGGAAGCTGCTCCCCACCGCGGCCATCGCCAGCATGGAGGAGCAGCTCTCGGGGGCCTGCACCGTCGAGATCGCCGCCTTCGACGAGTTCTCGAAGCTGCTCGGCGACCCGGCCGCCACCTCCGGCTTCGACCACGTCATCTTCGACACCGCGCCCACAGGCCACACCCTGCGCTTGCTCGAGCTGCCCGCCGCCTGGACGAACTTCATCGACACCAACGTGGGCGGGACGTCCTGCCTCGGGCCGCTCGCCGGCCTCGAGGACCAGAAGGCGCTCTACGCCCGCTCCAACGAAGCCCTGCGCGATCCCCGGCAGACCACGCTGGTCCTGGTGGCGCGGCCCGAGGCCTCGTCCCTCGCCGAAGCCGAGCGGACCCGGGGCGAGCTCGAGCTGCTCGGCGTGTCGAACGTGCGGCTCATCCTCAACGGCGTCTTCCACGCCAGCGACCCGGGCGACGCCACGGCGGTGGCCATGGAGGCGCGCGGTCGGGAGGCGCTCGACGCGATGCCCAAGGGCCTTCGCCAGCTCCGGCGCATCGAGGTGCCGCTGCTCCCCTTCGGGCTCGTCGGCGTCGGGGCGCTCCGCAAGCTGGGCACCTCGGACGTCGAGGGCGACCACGTGGCCCGCCGGCGCACGACGCGCGAGCTCCCTGGCGAGAGCCTGGACGACCTCGTCGACGCGCTCGCCGAGCAGCGCCGCGGCGTGATCATGACCATGGGCAAGGGCGGCGTGGGCAAGACGACCGTCGCCGCGTGCATCGCGGGCGCGCTCTCCCGGCGCGGCTTGCCGGTCACGCTCACCACCACCGATCCCGCAGCGCACGTCGAGCAAGCGGTGCGTGAGCTCGGTGCGCGCGCCGCCAAGCTGCGGGTGACGCGCATCGACCCGGCGCTCGAGACGCGCCGCTACACCGAGGAAGTGCTGGCCACCGCGGGCGTCGGCCTCGACGCCCAGGGCCGAGCGCTCCTCGAAGAAGACCTCCGCAGCCCGTGCACCGAGGAGATCGCGGTGTTTCGCGCCTTCGCCGAGACGGTGGCCCAGGGCGAGGATCGGTTCGTGGTGATCGACACCGCGCCCACCGGCCACACCCTGCTCCTGCTCGACGCGGCGGAGTCGTACCACCGCGAGGTCTTGCGCAAGCCCAGCGGAAGCCCCGAGGCCGTGCAGCGCCTCCTCCCTCGACTGCGCGACCCGAAGTTCACGCGCATCCTGCTCGTCACCCTGCCGGAGGCCACGCCGATCCACGAGGCCATGCAGCTCGAGCGCGACCTCGCGCGCGCGGACATCAAGCCCTTCGCCTGGCTGGTGAACCAGACCCTGACGCCGCTCCACCTGACCGATCCGCTGCTGCGGGCGCGACGCGACCACGAGGGCCGCTACCTGAGCGAGGTCGCCGCGCATGCCAAGCGCGTCGCATTGCTGGCCTGGGAGGGGAAGGCGTCGCGGACCTCCAAACGAGAGCCGAGAAGGGCGCACCCATGA
- a CDS encoding arsenate reductase ArsC has protein sequence MRRKVIFACVHNAGRSQMAAAFFNALAAPAKAHAISAGTQPGPRVHPEVVEAMKELGVDLSSAKPQLLTPELAADAHLLVTMGCGDACPYVPGLQRDDWPLQDPKGQPVSRVREIRDEIKARVQAMISAKGWGR, from the coding sequence ATGCGCCGAAAAGTGATCTTCGCGTGCGTCCACAATGCCGGGCGCTCGCAGATGGCCGCGGCGTTCTTCAACGCGCTCGCGGCACCGGCGAAGGCCCACGCCATCTCCGCTGGGACCCAGCCGGGCCCGCGCGTGCACCCCGAGGTCGTCGAGGCGATGAAGGAGCTGGGCGTCGACCTCTCGAGCGCAAAGCCGCAGTTGCTCACCCCCGAGCTGGCAGCCGACGCGCACCTGCTCGTCACCATGGGCTGCGGCGACGCTTGCCCGTACGTGCCCGGCCTCCAGCGCGATGACTGGCCGCTGCAGGACCCCAAGGGCCAGCCCGTGAGCCGCGTCCGCGAGATTCGAGATGAGATCAAGGCACGCGTGCAGGCGATGATCTCCGCGAAGGGCTGGGGGCGTTAG
- a CDS encoding amidase, whose product MLTTVLVSLLAATPGKAHAKTQASLDKISQLDAKGPSLHAMIEVNPDALSIADALDAKLAPANAPLYGEPIVVKDNLDTGDKMQTSAGSLALVGAPAKADSTVVAKLRAAGMVLVGKTNLSEWANLRSSHSTSGWSGRGGQTRNPYATARNPCGSSSGSGVAVAAGYVAMAIGTETDGSIVCPAAFNGVVGLKPTVGLVSRAGIVPISHRQDTAGPIAVDVAHAAKLLTVIAGPDAKDPATAEAGAHATDYSRFLDANALKGARIGVVRKLAGFDPAVDKVLDDAVAAMKAAGATVIDVELPHLGEYGDDELQGLLYDFKADLNAYLATRTGVPVKTMADVIAFNQRESAKEMSWFGQDLMEKAQAKGPLTEAAYVALAAKIQKLAGPEGIDAALAKDKLDALIAPTVGVPTLIDYIGGDFVSGSSPTPAAVAGYPDLSVPAGYVHGLPVGLSFFAGKWSEPKLISLGYAFEQKVHARKPATFPVDVIHVAP is encoded by the coding sequence ATGCTCACCACCGTCCTCGTTTCTCTTCTCGCCGCCACGCCCGGGAAGGCCCACGCGAAGACGCAAGCGTCGCTCGACAAGATTTCCCAGCTCGACGCGAAGGGCCCGTCGCTGCACGCGATGATCGAGGTGAACCCGGACGCGCTCTCCATCGCCGACGCGCTCGACGCGAAGCTCGCACCTGCGAATGCGCCGCTCTACGGCGAGCCCATCGTGGTGAAGGACAACCTCGACACCGGCGACAAGATGCAGACCTCGGCTGGCTCGCTGGCGCTCGTGGGCGCGCCGGCGAAGGCGGACAGCACCGTCGTCGCCAAGCTGCGCGCGGCCGGCATGGTGCTCGTGGGCAAGACGAACTTGTCCGAGTGGGCGAACCTTCGCTCGTCGCACAGCACGAGCGGCTGGAGCGGGCGCGGCGGCCAGACCCGCAACCCGTACGCGACGGCGCGCAACCCGTGTGGCTCGAGCTCGGGCTCCGGTGTCGCGGTGGCAGCGGGCTACGTGGCGATGGCGATTGGAACCGAGACCGACGGGAGCATCGTCTGTCCCGCGGCGTTCAACGGCGTGGTGGGCCTCAAGCCGACGGTCGGGCTCGTGAGTCGCGCGGGCATCGTGCCCATCTCGCATCGTCAGGACACTGCGGGTCCGATTGCGGTCGACGTGGCGCACGCGGCGAAGCTGCTCACGGTCATCGCTGGGCCAGATGCGAAGGATCCTGCGACGGCTGAGGCGGGCGCGCACGCGACCGACTACTCGAGGTTCCTCGACGCGAACGCGCTCAAGGGCGCTCGCATCGGCGTGGTGCGCAAGCTCGCGGGCTTCGATCCTGCGGTGGACAAGGTGCTCGACGATGCGGTCGCGGCGATGAAGGCCGCGGGCGCGACGGTGATCGACGTCGAGCTGCCGCACCTGGGCGAGTACGGCGACGACGAGCTCCAGGGCCTGCTCTACGACTTCAAGGCCGATCTCAACGCGTACCTCGCGACGCGCACCGGCGTGCCCGTGAAGACCATGGCCGACGTGATCGCGTTCAATCAGCGCGAGTCCGCGAAGGAGATGAGCTGGTTCGGCCAGGACTTGATGGAGAAGGCGCAGGCGAAGGGACCGCTGACGGAGGCGGCGTACGTGGCGCTCGCGGCGAAGATCCAGAAGCTCGCCGGGCCCGAAGGCATCGACGCCGCGCTCGCGAAGGACAAGCTCGACGCGCTCATCGCGCCCACGGTCGGTGTGCCCACGCTCATCGATTACATCGGGGGCGACTTCGTGTCCGGCAGCTCGCCGACGCCTGCGGCCGTCGCGGGATATCCCGACCTCAGCGTGCCCGCGGGCTACGTGCACGGGCTGCCCGTGGGGCTCTCGTTCTTCGCAGGCAAGTGGAGCGAGCCGAAGTTGATCTCACTGGGCTACGCGTTCGAGCAGAAGGTGCACGCGCGCAAGCCGGCGACGTTCCCGGTTGATGTGATCCACGTCGCGCCGTGA
- a CDS encoding YceI family protein, whose protein sequence is MSAMTKTTRTAALLGLLWASTVGAAPTTTSGRIELDGDSTLHPYKTQATSFDIALDAAQGASGSVPELLSKGQIRGATLTVAVKQLRSGEEKLDQNLQNAVRAKENPNITFEISKIEGQLKPDVSFPLKLTGKLRIAGVEQAEVIDAEGKLQGDALRLTGSKVLKMTDFNVEPPVLMMGMLKTADLVMIKFDVVVKAAPSK, encoded by the coding sequence ATGAGCGCCATGACGAAGACGACACGGACTGCAGCGCTGCTCGGGCTGCTCTGGGCAAGCACCGTCGGCGCGGCACCCACGACGACGAGTGGCCGCATCGAGCTCGACGGCGATTCGACGCTGCATCCCTACAAGACGCAGGCGACGTCCTTCGACATCGCGCTGGATGCCGCGCAAGGCGCGAGCGGTTCGGTTCCCGAGTTGCTCAGCAAGGGCCAGATTCGCGGCGCGACGCTCACCGTGGCCGTGAAGCAGCTGCGCTCGGGCGAAGAGAAGCTCGACCAGAATCTGCAGAACGCGGTCCGCGCCAAGGAGAATCCGAACATCACATTCGAGATTTCGAAGATTGAAGGTCAGCTCAAGCCAGATGTGTCATTCCCGCTGAAGCTCACAGGGAAGCTGCGCATCGCAGGCGTCGAGCAGGCCGAGGTCATCGACGCCGAAGGCAAGCTGCAAGGCGACGCGCTTCGGCTCACGGGCAGCAAGGTCCTGAAGATGACCGACTTCAACGTCGAGCCTCCCGTGTTGATGATGGGCATGCTCAAGACGGCGGATCTGGTGATGATCAAGTTCGATGTGGTGGTGAAGGCTGCACCTTCGAAGTGA